A window of Rhododendron vialii isolate Sample 1 chromosome 11a, ASM3025357v1 contains these coding sequences:
- the LOC131308901 gene encoding 7-deoxyloganetin glucosyltransferase-like, whose protein sequence is MGSIRISEKPHAVCVPYPAQGHINPMLKVAKLLHHKGFHITFVNTEYNHRRLLKSRGPHSLDGIPDFRYETIPDGLPPTDTDVTQDIPALCQSTTKTCLPHFRELLNKLNDTVLSTGPPVTCIVSDGCMSFTVEAAEEIGVPEVLFWTPSACGFLGYTKYKYLVEKGLVPLKDASYLTNGYLETTIDWIPGMQNIRFKDLPSFIRTTDPNDLMVNFLAAEAERTRKASAIIINTFDAFEKPVLDSLSSSLPPPIYTIGPLHLMANQISEERLKSMHSNLWKEESQCIDWLNSKKSNSVLYVNFGSITVMTPKQLVEFAWGLANSGYDFLWIVRPDLVVGESAMLPPEFITETEGRGMLASWCSQEQILKHTAIAGFLTHSGWNSTMESVCGGVPVICWPFFAEQPTNCWYSCGEWGIGMEIDTDVRREEVERQVRELMEGEKGKKMKSKVMEWKEKAEEAAGPDGSSYLNLDKLITEVLLSK, encoded by the exons atgggttccATAAGAATATCAGAAAAGCCACACGCAGTGTGCGTACCATACCCAGCCCAAGGCCACATCAACCCAATGCTAAAAGTAGCGAAACTCCTACACCACAAAGGCTTCCACATAACCTTTGTAAACACAGAGTACAACCACAGACGTTTGCTCAAGTCCAGAGGTCCCCACTCCCTCGACGGCATACCGGACTTCCGCTACGAAACCATCCCCGACGGCCTGCCGCCCACCGACACCGACGTCACCCAAGACATCCCTGCTCTCTGCCAATCCACCACCAAAACCTGCTTACCTCACTTCCGCGAGTTACTCAACAAACTGAACGATACGGTCTTGTCCACCGGTCCGCCGGTGACGTGCATCGTTTCGGATGGTTGTATGAGTTTTACTGTGGAAGCTGCTGAGGAAATTGGGGTCCCTGAAGTGCTTTTCTGGACGCCCAGTGCTTGTGGATTCTTGGGTTATACAAAGTATAAATATCTTGTGGAAAAAGGCCTTGTGCCTTTAAAAG ATGCAAGCTACCTGACAAATGGGTATTTGGAAACAACAATCGATTGGATTCCAGGAATGCAAAACATTCGATTCAAAGATCTCCCAAGCTTCATCAGAACCACAGACCCAAATGACCTAATGGTCAACTTCCTAGCAGCCGAGGCCGAGAGAACGCGCAAAGCCTCTGCTATCATCATCAACACCTTCGACGCTTTCGAAAAGCCTGTCCTtgattctctctcctcttccctcCCTCCTCCTATCTACACCATCGGTCCACTTCATCTAATGGCGAACCAAATCTCCGAGGAGAGATTGAAATCTATGCACTCAAACTTATGGAAAGAAGAATCCCAATGCATCGACTGGCTCAATTCGAAAAAATCCAATTCAGTTTTGTACGTGAACTTTGGTAGCATTACCGTTATGACGCCCAAACAACTTGTGGAATTTGCGTGGGGATTAGCTAATAGCGGGTATGATTTTCTTTGGATTGTAAGGCCGGATTTGGTCGTTGGAGAGTCGGCCATGCTGCCGCCGGAGTTCATAACGGAGACGGAAGGGAGAGGGATGTTGGCAAGCTGGTGCTCTCAGGAGCAAATTCTGAAACACACGGCGATCGCAGGATTTTTGACTCACAGCGGGTGGAACTCAACGATGGAGAGCGTGTGTGGTGGTGTTCCAGTGATCTGTTGGCCGTTTTTTGCGGAGCAACCGACGAATTGCTGGTATAGTTGTGGTGAGTGGGGGATTGGGATGGAGATTGATACAGATGTGAGGAGAGAGGAAGTGGAGAGGCAAGTGAGAGAGTTGATGGAGGGAGAGAAGGGGAAGAAGATGAAATCGAAGGTTATGGAGTGGAAGGAGAAAGCAGAGGAGGCTGCTGGGCCTGATGGGTCATCGTACCTCAACTTGGACAAGTTGATTACTGAGGTGCTCCTATCAAAATAA
- the LOC131308902 gene encoding 7-deoxyloganetin glucosyltransferase-like isoform X2, with product MTNGYLETTIDWIQGMENIRFKDLPSFIRTTDPNDIMVNFAAAEAERTRKASAIIINTFDAFEKPVLDSLSSSLPPPIYTVGPLHLMANQISEERLKSMHSNLWKEESQCIDWLDSKKSNSVLYVNFGSITVMTPKQLVEFAWGLANSGYDFLWIVRPDLVVGESAMLPPEFITETEGRGMLASWCSQEQILKHTAIAGFLTHSGWNSTMESVCGGVPVICWPFFAEQPTNCWYSCGEWGIGMEIDTDVRREEVERQVRELMEGEKGKKMKSKVMEWKEKAEEAAGPGGSSYLNLDKLITEVLLSK from the coding sequence ATGACAAATGGGTATTTGGAAACAACAATCGATTGGATTCAAGGAATGGAAAACATAAGATTCAAAGATCTCCCAAGCTTCATCAGAACCACAGACCCAAATGACATAATGGTCAACTTCGCAGCAGCAGAGGCAGAGAGAACGCGCAAAGCCTCTGCTATCATCATCAACACCTTTGATGCTTTCGAAAAGCCTGTCCTtgattctctctcctcttccctcCCTCCTCCTATCTACACCGTCGGTCCACTTCATCTAATGGCGAACCAAATCTCCGAGGAGAGATTGAAATCTATGCACTCAAACTTATGGAAAGAAGAATCCCAATGCATTGACTGGCTCGATTCGAAAAAATCCAATTCAGTTTTGTACGTGAACTTTGGTAGCATTACCGTTATGACGCCCAAACAACTCGTGGAATTTGCGTGGGGATTAGCTAATAGCGGGTATGATTTTCTTTGGATTGTAAGGCCGGATTTGGTCGTTGGAGAGTCGGCCATGCTGCCGCCGGAGTTCATAACGGAGACTGAAGGGAGGGGGATGTTGGCAAGCTGGTGCTCTCAGGAGCAAATTCTGAAACACACGGCGATCGCAGGATTTTTGACTCACAGCGGGTGGAACTCGACGATGGAGAGCGTGTGTGGTGGTGTTCCAGTGATCTGTTGGCCGTTTTTCGCGGAGCAACCGACGAATTGTTGGTATAGTTGTGGTGAGTGGGGGATTGGGATGGAGATTGATACTGATGTGAGGAGAGAGGAAGTGGAGAGGCAAGTGAGAGAGTTGATGGAAGGAGAGAAGGGTAAGAAGATGAAATCGAAGGTTATGGAGTGGAAGGAGAAAGCAGAGGAGGCTGCTGGGCCTGGTGGGTCATCGTACCTCAACTTGGACAAGTTGATTACCGAGGTGCTCCTATCAAAATAA
- the LOC131308902 gene encoding 7-deoxyloganetin glucosyltransferase-like isoform X1 produces MGSIRISEKPHAVCVPYPAQGHINPMLKVAKLLHHKGFHITFVNTEYNHRRLLKSRGPNSLDGLPGFRYETIPDGLPPTDTDVTQDIPALCQSTTKTCLPHFRELLNKLNDTLLSTGPPVTCIVSDGCMSFTVEAAEEFGVPDVLFWTPSACGFLGYTKYKDLVEKGLVPLKDASYMTNGYLETTIDWIQGMENIRFKDLPSFIRTTDPNDIMVNFAAAEAERTRKASAIIINTFDAFEKPVLDSLSSSLPPPIYTVGPLHLMANQISEERLKSMHSNLWKEESQCIDWLDSKKSNSVLYVNFGSITVMTPKQLVEFAWGLANSGYDFLWIVRPDLVVGESAMLPPEFITETEGRGMLASWCSQEQILKHTAIAGFLTHSGWNSTMESVCGGVPVICWPFFAEQPTNCWYSCGEWGIGMEIDTDVRREEVERQVRELMEGEKGKKMKSKVMEWKEKAEEAAGPGGSSYLNLDKLITEVLLSK; encoded by the exons atgggttccATAAGAATATCAGAAAAGCCACACGCAGTGTGCGTACCATACCCAGCCCAAGGCCACATTAACCCAATGCTAAAAGTGGCGAAGCTCCTACACCACAAAGGCTTCCACATAACCTTTGTAAACACAGAGTACAACCACAGACGTTTGCTCAAGTCCAGAGGTCCCAACTCCCTCGACGGCTTACCGGGCTTCCGCTACGAAACCATCCCCGACGGCCTCCCGCCCACCGACACCGACGTCACCCAAGACATCCCTGCTCTCTGCCAATCCACCACCAAGACCTGCTTACCTCACTTCCGCGAGTTACTCAACAAACTGAACGATACGCTCTTGTCCACCGGTCCGCCGGTGACGTGTATCGTTTCGGATGGTTGTATGAGTTTTACTGTGGAAGCTGCTGAGGAATTTGGGGTCCCTGATGTGCTTTTCTGGACGCCCAGTGCTTGTGGATTCTTGGGTTATACGAAGTATAAAGATCTTGTGGAAAAAGGCCTTGTGCCTTTAAAAG ATGCAAGCTACATGACAAATGGGTATTTGGAAACAACAATCGATTGGATTCAAGGAATGGAAAACATAAGATTCAAAGATCTCCCAAGCTTCATCAGAACCACAGACCCAAATGACATAATGGTCAACTTCGCAGCAGCAGAGGCAGAGAGAACGCGCAAAGCCTCTGCTATCATCATCAACACCTTTGATGCTTTCGAAAAGCCTGTCCTtgattctctctcctcttccctcCCTCCTCCTATCTACACCGTCGGTCCACTTCATCTAATGGCGAACCAAATCTCCGAGGAGAGATTGAAATCTATGCACTCAAACTTATGGAAAGAAGAATCCCAATGCATTGACTGGCTCGATTCGAAAAAATCCAATTCAGTTTTGTACGTGAACTTTGGTAGCATTACCGTTATGACGCCCAAACAACTCGTGGAATTTGCGTGGGGATTAGCTAATAGCGGGTATGATTTTCTTTGGATTGTAAGGCCGGATTTGGTCGTTGGAGAGTCGGCCATGCTGCCGCCGGAGTTCATAACGGAGACTGAAGGGAGGGGGATGTTGGCAAGCTGGTGCTCTCAGGAGCAAATTCTGAAACACACGGCGATCGCAGGATTTTTGACTCACAGCGGGTGGAACTCGACGATGGAGAGCGTGTGTGGTGGTGTTCCAGTGATCTGTTGGCCGTTTTTCGCGGAGCAACCGACGAATTGTTGGTATAGTTGTGGTGAGTGGGGGATTGGGATGGAGATTGATACTGATGTGAGGAGAGAGGAAGTGGAGAGGCAAGTGAGAGAGTTGATGGAAGGAGAGAAGGGTAAGAAGATGAAATCGAAGGTTATGGAGTGGAAGGAGAAAGCAGAGGAGGCTGCTGGGCCTGGTGGGTCATCGTACCTCAACTTGGACAAGTTGATTACCGAGGTGCTCCTATCAAAATAA